CTGTGCTCACTGCTGTAGGCCCAGAAGCAGTGAAGAAAGCAGACAAAACCCTTGCCCACAGCCCTTCGTTTCTGGTGGTGTTGGTGCTGGGGGTGAGTGGGCAGAGACAGACAATTAGAGTAAAAATGTAGAAGACAGCGATGAGGGTTACGGAGAGAAACAAGCAGGGCGGGGAACACTGGCTTCTGCACCACCCCCTCCATCCTCCCGAGccccagtttccttctctgtaaaacgGGTAGGTCGACGGCTCTGAACACCACCTAGGGTCCGGTCGGCAGGTGGACCGGCGCGCAGGGAGCTGCTTGCCCCTCAttccctattccttcttcctccctctcaacCCCTGGggtttaacaaaaagaaaaagcaccAGTTTTTTCAAAAGTATGGATTAGACTAATgcagctcctccccaccctcGCCTGGCCACACCATCGCCAACCGGCGAGATCAAATATCACCATTTCCCCGGGACGCGGCGAGGGCGGGCGCGCGTGCCATGAGCCTCCGGGCCGCAGGCGGCAGCAGCGGGCGGCGGCCGGATACAATGTAGCGCGGAGGGCGGCGGGCGGGACACGATGTAGCCGGGGCGGCGGCGGTCAGGTGAGCGGCGGAGGGGGAGCCCGGGAGGgtcggggcgggcggggggtgcCGGTGGTGGAGGGACCCGGGGCTCCCGGCCCTCGGGGCCCACTCGGCCTGCCGCGCTCGGAGCTGGGGCACCCTCTCCCCGACGCGGTCATCGAGGGCGCAGGGGTGCGGGATCGGGGTGCCCGGGAGGGCTCAGACCCGCCGGGTCGGGGCGCCTGCCTTCCGGTCCTCACCGGGCGCGGGGCGTGTTGGTGCTCGGCTGTCCCTCACCCGCCGGGCGGGGTTAGCCCTCCAGACGGGGGTGCCCTCCCCACTGTCACTGCTTCCGGCTGTCAGCACTCGCGGTCCGCGGGACCCGTAAGGCCTCAGGGACCCGCATGGCGGTGCCACCCGCCGCGGAGGCCGGGCcactccgagcctcagtttcctcgcctgtCAGATGGGTGGGGCGGTGACAGGAAACAGACCTGCCCCCCTGGGCGCTGGCAGTGCGGGTCCCCGAGCGGATGCCCGTTGTTTGGAGGGAAAGTGGAGGAGGTACCATTGGGGGGTGGCCACCCCACCGGGCTTCGGGGACAAACAATCCTTAAAGGGACAGTGACCTGCGgctgctccctgctgctcctcctgctgctgctggcagcCTCCTTCAAGGTGTGAGCAGATGGGATGGACGGGGAGCCTGCCTCTCCAGGAGGAATGCTGGggaccttgggggggggggggggcgggggtgatgaGGGCCTGGTGTTCCAGCCACAGGCAGGACATGTCCAGTCACGGTGAGGGCGTCTGAGTCtcagccgccccccccctccccccagctcccgggAGCCCTGGGCGGTATCCCTGGGTTTCCTTTCACTGCTAGTCAGGGAGCCCTCTGCCCCCACGGAGGGGCGCTCTCCGGTGGCCGGTTTTCTTTATTCCTCCCAGTCTCTGCCTTCTGGACTGTTCCTCTGGGAGGCCTGGACTCTGTGGGGTGAccctggtgggcagtgggggTAGCTGGTATGCCTGGGCCCCTGTGTGAGAACAGCATCTGTCCACCCCTGGCCGCCCAGAGGAAAAGATGATTCTCCAACTTGTCAGGAGGGCAATGGAGGCCGAGAGGTGAGGTCACTCCGCTCATGTATCCAGGcctctgtgccaggcctggggctggcacCGCCCACGGAGGTGAGTGAGAGAGCTTTTTGCAGGGGAGCTAGCTGGCAGCCAACGAGAGCTGCTGGGCAGAGCTGAGTTGTTCCTGCCTCTGATTCCTCTCGCCATAGATTTTtacatatgtttttgttgttgtttttagagagagaggaagggagcgagcggtagagagagagagaaaaatattgatctgctgcctcctggcacgtgccctgacccatGGCCAGGGCTCCTCTGGCCATATTTTAGATGCTGTGAGGATTCCAGGCAGAGACCCTGGGGCGGGCTGTCAGCACGTGATGGCAGTGTCCGTCTGATCAGCAGCAACTCTGGACAGCACTTCACCGCCATGTACAAGTGCTCAGTCCTCCCACCCACCCGGGAGGTAGGCAGCTCCCTCATTTATGACAAGAAAATGGGGTCACATAGCTCATCACTGGGAGAGGCAGGGTGTCAGTCAGGTCTGTCTGCTTCTCGATAATAGTAGTAGCCGTGATGAGTTTTACCCAGTATCTACGggatgcctactatgtgctgacCAGGGTGCTCAGAACTGGATTTAATTGATGTAATCGTAACAATAACACCATACAGTTGGcaccattattatccccatttaaagCATGAGAACTTGGAAGCAAAGgaagtgttaacgtaaaaaaaccattgacaCCTGTAAAGAATCTTTGtgagtttattggagccaaactgtcaacatatgccgggaagcagaacctaaACGGAttgattgagataatgctccggagaatggtggggttacatccgtatttatacattccaatcaaaggagggacaaaggtgggttacatgaaattcattggtgatagattaaggaggagggataagcaaagcagggaaacccctgggattggataaaaagtaaaatgatggacacatacttaggtgggtgcaggaacaattaacatgataaatgaaagaatctgctgcatctgtcctgggcccagcacacctgcttgtgccccaggggctccagatacagggaagtcacaagttacccacccagacatttcaagggtatgttatcatagatgcaaaaagacagataggctcagttaaggtaaaggttgaccttgtcagtgaagataccggcctaggacgtaactgcccaccatcactgcttttaattaaagttgaatttcagaccatcctttgtggttactttaggtctctgagtttgcaagaccgccatgcaggcctcccctgagcttgtcaggtcagcatgtggcccctttcatccacagaaGGTTTAGGcatttgcccaaggacacacagtgaGGCGCTCACAGAGCTGGGATCTGGATAAGGCCAATTTCTGTGATTTCCAGGAGGATGCTGGGGTGATAGGTTAGGATCTGTTCTGGCCACAAAAGACAGAACTCCCCCTCCCAATATCAGTGCTTGAaacaggtttctttctttctcattttaagcAAGACCCAGGGTGAGCAACACAGGGCTTCTATGTCACAACCCAAGTGGCTGTTCCAGCTCCACCCCTCACATCTGCATCCCAGACAgcaagaggcaggaagagatggAGAGGGGCACCCCTCCTTTTAAGAACAATTCCCAGAAGTCTCAGGAGAGCTTTCTGTTTACATCCTATTGGTCAGAACATGGTCACATGACAACATCTAGCTGATGGGAAATCATGCGATAAGATGAAAACCAGGGTTCCCACCcgagtcagtttggctcagtggatagagcgtcagccggtagactgaagggtcccaggttcgattccggtcagagcacatgcctgggttgtggcctcgatccccagtgtggggcgtgcaggaagcagctgatcagtgattctctttcatcattgatggttctctcccttcctctctgaaatcaatacaaataaaaaaaattaaaaaacacactagGGCTCCTCACTATCAACATAAAACCAGACCTGTGCTGTTGCTAAAGCAGTAAAAACGGATTTTATTCAGGAGGATGGCAATAGGGGATAGAAACCTCTGTATGGAATGAACTCTGAATACAGCATTGGCCACTGGATTTATAGCCAGGGGCAGGATggggtcagtggatggaaaaCTGCTAAGCGGTAACGTCAAGTGTGCAGGGGATTCTGGCTAAACAGACCTAACATCTCTGAAAGCtgaggcgggggcaggggcgggagaggAACGAGGAACCCAATCAGGATGAGGGTGAGGGAGGGACTCTTGCCAAAATGACTGACTAACAGCAGGATATTTGCTAAAGCTGATTTCACCAGGAAGGCACAGATGGGCTGGGAGAAGGTCCAGGGCCTGAATGGAGTCTGTTCCAGCAAAGACTCCTCACCAAGGAAGGAGGGTTAGGGTACTTCCCAGGACACTGGCACCTGCCATGAGGGGGGGGTCACTGGGCATCAGGGTCTAAACACCCTGTGTGAGCAGCTTAAAGCCGTCAGGTAATAAGAGGGGGCTTGAGCCCATGCGCCTGGGCCTCCCCTGTCCTGACCTGGGGGCGGAGAGTCCGTGGTGCTAGGCTCTGCCCGACTGGAGCTGCCAGCCCACTTTCCACCAGAGGTCGGACAGGAGAACAGGTcccagagggggtgggggttcctcacGGTGCAGTGGGCAAGGTGGGGGTGACCCTGGGTAGAGCTGTTCCTCTGTGCTCAGTTCTCTTTCTTGGGGGAGAGCAGGTAAGAATCACGggattgtctttaaaaaaaaaaaaaatatatatatatatatatatatattttttttttttaattgatttcaaagaggaattgagagggagagagagatagaaacatcagtgattagaaggaatcattgatcagctgcctcctacacaccccctactggggatcgagcccacagcctgggcatgtgccctgactggacttgaacccgggatcctacagtcttcaggctgatgctctatccactgagccaaacaggccagggcggATTGTCTTTGATAGGAATTACCTCTGACTGTAAACATGTAGAGAAAGCATAACCCACACCCAGGCACTTAGTACAAATCCTTTCTTTTCAAACACCCTACTTCCTATAGATCCCTTTCTCCCTGGAGGCTAAGGAATGTGGCCCAGCCAGTTAGGTGTGGGGACCGGGATGTAAACTGCCCCCAGCCACAGCCCCTGCCTCTGTGGGAGCCAGCAGCAGCCCTGTCTGCAGTTTGCTGAGCCCTCAGGAGGGGAAGCAGTACAGGCAGTGACATAGGCTCTTCCTGCCTCTTTCCTGGGATCCCAAGGTATGAGGTCACTGACGCAGGCCACGGGGAGTGTCCGCAGGAGCCCAGGCCACGGGAAGGGCCCTGCCCAAGGTCTCGTGCAGGTGGCAGCGATGGCCTGGGCCTGGCATTGGCTCCAGGGTTTCCAGGACCGCGCTCTGGCGGTCATCACTGAGTTGTGGTCGGGCTGTGATTTGGGGTGGTCTGATGGGGAAGGAGTACTTGTTTGTGGGCCAGGAGTGAGGAACTGAGTCctggtgggtgtgtgggtgtcaTGGGGGCAGTGAGCCCTCAGTGGGCAGTGAGGGCGGGGCTGGACTAGAACTAAATGAGGAACCTGGGACCCGCggaccctgtgctgggaggcTGTCCTGCAGGGCACCCTGGGATAGGTCAAGTCCTCCTTCTGTCCCTGCCTGTGAGTGTTGGATGTCATCACTCCTGAGGGGCCACCaggaggcctgggtgaggggctgagctgGTTTGGGGACTAGTGGGGGTGGAGGCTGCGGTGTGTGGGCCTCCAGCCGGACCCCCATGGAGAGTGAGTGAGACCAGGCATCCCCCCGAAACCCCGAAATGCAGAGAGGGGCGGGACGGGTGAGCTGGACGCTGTCTgctcacctctgcccctccttgccctgccctgcaggtggGATGCTATGGAATATGATGAGAAGTTGGCCCGGTTCCGGCAGGCCCACCTCAACCCCTTCAACAAGCAGCTCAGGGCCGGGCAGCATGAGCAGAGGGCTGGCGAGGAGGCCCCAGACGTCGCTTCAGAAGGTGGGTGCCGGGGGCGGGTGGGCCATGTGACCCTCACAGCAGCACCCACCCGCCCTTCCTGGTTCCTGTGGTGGGGGGTGCCGGCTTTCCCCCGGAGCTTCCTTCTCTCCACACGTCCCTTTGCAAATGGGACCGGGCTAGGCTCCCCTCAGCACCTCCGGTGGGCTCCCTGAGTCTCAGGGGCCCTTCTGACCCCCAGCTACCCAGCTTTCCCCTGGGAAAAGGCAGACTGACTTCTCTCTGTTGCCTTCCACACCTGCACACGCTCACTCCAGAGACCCTGCCTGTGCTGGCCCCTGGGGAGCCGGAGTTCCACTGTGCCGAGCGTGTGATGGATCTCGGTCTGTCTGAGGACCACTTCTCCCGCCCTGTGGTAAGGTCCAGGgtctgtgtgtgggggcgggggggggggggcggggccgggggggagcGGGGGATCCACTGGTGAGCACCCAAGGCGTAAGGAGCCAGATATTTTCTTGTCCCCTGACCCTCAGGCAGAGGGGTCAGGTGCATCTCAGCTAAGGTTCTTTAAATCTGAGGCACACGTACACCTAACACCCATCAGCAGAACCAATTCAAGGGCTGGACCTGGGAAATGGGTTTGGGGGCTGCTGTTCTCGTGTAGGGCTGTTCCTCTCCCTACACTTTGGCTTCTTGTGAAGCAAATGTGAGGACTGACTTCATCTGGGGTTCCGCGGGCatgctgcagggggagggggggagcgggaggcaggaagagagggaaacTCCCTGCCCACAACCCCCACCAGCCACCCAGCTGGGACGGCCACTCTTGTCTGTTGTAGATTTTGTTGTGTGGTTTGCTTGGTCACTGTGAGGTGctggacttggggggggggggggactgagcCGTCTCTGGGCCTGGCGATTAAGCCAGAGGCCACTTCCTCTCCTTGATGACAGGCGAGTGTCGTTTCCCCAGCTTTAGAGAAATAACATGGCCAGAAAAGCGAGCaaatttctttagaaatttaGGAAGTTGTGTTTTGAAAAACATCCTGAATGAGGTCTTCAGAGGCCTGTGGGTAGGCAGTgcagctggggggcaggtggtGTGGGGTGGTTCCTGCCTGGGCTGCTACCTTCCCTGGGCCTTGCGCCAGGTCTGCTCTGGGCCTAACTGTCCATGAGGATGGGTCTGGCGTGGACGGGAGACCGTGAGTGGCCGTGCGGCCGGTGTGTCCCCCCAGGGTCTGTTCCTGGCCTCTGACATCCAGCAGCTGCGGCAGGCCATCGAGGAGTGCAAGCAGGTGATCCTGGAGCTGCCGGAGCAGTCAGAGCGGCAGAAGGACGCCGTCGTGCGGCTCATCCACCTGCGGCTGAAGCTCCAGGAACTGAAGGCAGGTGCCGGGCCAGCCCACCGGGGAGGCAGCTGGGACTGAGTGGAAGTCTGGAGGCCGGGGCTGAGGCGGAGGCCAGCCAGAGAGGCAGGTGGAGAGATGGGCTCTCAGTCCATGGGCAGACGCCTTCTCCATCAGCCTGATCTTAAGTGGCCAGTCCTGGGTCATGTGTCCACCCACTGTCGCAAGCGGGTGAAGTAAGTCCCCCCTTGAACCACAGGACTCAGGTTGGGAGGTGGGGCTTCCTGAAGGTCGGGGTGATGGGCCCTGGCAGCCCAAAACCACATCTCTATAATGTCATCCTGGATCTGTGCCTCTGGCTTGGCTGCACTGGCCCATGAGTCCCTGGGAATTTGGAAAGTGCTGTACTCATTAGGATGTAGATAAGGCTGTGGTAACAAAGATGCCAAAATACAGCAGCTTAAAGGACTTAGATGTGTCATTTTACTCTAGAAATGCCATAGGTGGTCCAGGCCCCGTGGCAGGTAATGGTGATGGGGACCCCAGGTCCTCCCTTCCTGTTGCTCTGACAGCCCTGGGTGGCTACGCTCCCATCTGGGCTGCACTGAGTCagcagaaaagaagggaggaagggcagagagggTCATGTCCCTCCTGCTCGCATATCCTTGGCCCTAGGTGCAGCACCCAGGTGCAAGGGGTGCTGAAAAGGTGGTCCAGGCCTGACTGATCACAGGGGTGTTCCATTGCTAAAGAGAAAAGTGGTGACATTGGGAGAAACTCAATCTGTTACAAGAGATGCCTGGAAGAAGTAAGTCAAGGGGTGACCTGTGACCCCCGGTTCACCTgtgacccctccctggcctctctcCAGGACCCCAATGAAGATGAGCCCAACATCCGAGTCCTCCTGGAGCATCGCTTCTACAAGGAGAAGAGCAAGAGTGTCAAGCAGACGTGCGACAAATGTAACACCATCATCTGGGGGCTCATTCAGACCTGGTACACCTGTACAGGTGGGCAGGGACCCAGACCGGCTCCTCTGGGTGGGCAGCCAGGTCCCCGGGGCAGGGCAGAGACCCCGCAGGCCTGCTGCTGTATCTAGTACTCAGATTCTCAACCATGTACTTGGTGTTCACGGAGCCCTGGGCATGAATAAGGGTGGAATGAAAAGGCATCATGTGACATTTAAGCAAAAACTGGGAGGTCAGGGACAAGCCAGGTACATGTCTGGGGAAGAAGGTTCCTGCCAGGaggtggtctgtgtgtgtggtgtctgcaGTGAAGAGCAGAGAGCAGCGTGGCTGCAGCATTGTGTCTGAGGGGAGGTGTGGTCGATGTGGGCACAGAGGTTGTGGGCCCGAGTGAGCTGTGGCCTCAGCAGGTGCTGCACACACTTAAGTTGTAACAGGGTCACTCTGGCTGCTGAGCTGAGCATGGACTAAAGGAGGGATGCAAGGTGGAGGGGGAGGCGGTTGGCACTCTGACCAGGGTGGGGCGGTTGGGGGTGAGAAGTGGTCACTAGAAGAACAAGCTGAAGGACTAGAAATGGGTGCGTGAGAGAACCGTTGGCTTCATAGTTTTCACTCTCAGCAGGTGGAAGGATGGGGTTTCTGAGGTCTGAGATGGGAACCCTGGGGTGGGTTTGGTGAAGGAGAGCCAGAGTTCCACTCAGAGTGGGTGTAAAGCCCTTTAGGCGTCCAGGTGGGAATGGCAGGTTCAAATCGGAGTTCAGGGGCAGAGTGCACACTCCTTCAGGCCCAGGGACCTGCAGTGAGAAGCTCTTGGATTGGCCTGGGAATCTGAGTAGCCCCTCTGGGGCTCCTGGCGGCTGAAGGTCAGCCTGGGCCGCGGGATCCCCCCGACCTCTAAGAGGCGTATCCCtggccctccacccccagggtGTTATTATCGCTGTCACAGCAAGTGCTTGAACCTCATCTCCAAGCCCTGCGTGCGTTCCAAAGTCAGCCACCAAGCCGAGTACGAGCTCAACATCTGCCCAGAGGCGGGGCTGGACAGCCAGGACTACCGGTGTGCCGAGTGCCGCGCGCCCATCTCTCTGCGTGAGTGCCCAGGAAGGGGCAGGTGGAGGCAGCTGTCCTGGGCAGGGTTACAGGCCAACATCTGGATGAGAGCACTGGATACATCAGGTGGCTAAGGCCAGCATGGCTCCTGCAGCTGCCGTCTCTCTCTCCCGGGGAAGCGACCCGGGGCTGCTATGGCACCTTTCCACGTGGTGCAGGCAGACGGGCTCCAGCCCGGGTCGCCTAGGAGTACCGTGCGGCTGCTGGGCCTGTGCTCAGCCCCCGTGTGCAGCCCTGTTGTCACAGAAAGCCCATGGTCGGCTCGCACTGTCAGGCTTGGAGACAGCAATGTTAACTCACTGGGTCCCCTCAGCAGTCCTGGCGGGCACTCctgttattgtcccattttacTGGTGAGAAAATTGAGGGCAGTGAGACACCCTGAGCTGCCTGATGTCCCACGGCTCTTTCTCCTGTGTGTCGTGGGTTTAGCTGGACCATGGGACCAGCGCCCTGTGCGGCAGAAGCCCTGTGCGCATGCGTGTGGCTGGGACCCTAAAAGTAGCCGGGACTTGGTAACAACCTACCCCTCTGCAGGGGGTGTGCCCAGCGAGGCGCGGCAGTGTGACTACACGGGCCAGTACTACTGCAGCCACTGCCACTGGAACGACCTGGCTGTCATCCCGGCGCGCGTGGTGCACAACTGGGACTTCGAGCCACGcaaggtgagggtgggagggctggggtgaggccctggggtgtgtgcgggggggcctccaggaggcctggggggaggtgggctggggcgTGGTCGTCGGGATGGGGGCGTGGTCAGGTGCTGCCTGGCGgtgggggcctggctgggcctggggggccAGTGTGTGCTGGAGGGGCCACTCCCTGACGTTCCCCCAGGTGTCCCGCTGCAGCCTGCGTTATTTGGCGCTGATGGTGTCACGGCCAGTGCTCAGGCTTCGGGAGATCAACCCTCTGCTGTTCAACTACGTGGAGGAGCTGGTGGAGATCCGGGTGAGGGGGGCGGAGGCGGCTACCTGTGTTGTGGGAGCAGAGGAGAGACACACCTGCTGAGGTTACTGGCCCATCAGCTGTCCTCTAGGCCCAGAGGAAATTTGAAAAtgtctagtagccacattaaaaaagtaagaaGAAGCCAGTAAAGTTATTTTGAATGACATATTTCTTTCACCCAATATACCAAAAGATTGTTTGAATATAATCACTATACCTTAttaagacactagaggcctggtgcatgaaattcgtgcatgggtggagtctctaggcctggctggcgatctgGGCCTATTGGGGCAGTGGCACCCAGTCCCATTCTGGGCCAGGCCGACTGGagcctgctggctgccagctgccagtcagggccttccggctgtggggagggacctgctggcagggaggaggttggctgtgggagcgcactgaccaccatggagcagctcctgtgttgagcatctgccccctggtggtcagtgtgcatcatagcaactggtcgtttcagttgtaacggtcacttaggcttttatatatatagattacattctttttattttttctcctccgTCTTTTAATTCCTTGTGCCTTTTAAACATGTGGCAATCTGGTCAGTCCAGCCAGCTCCAGTGTCAGGAGGGACGTGGCTGGTGGGACGGCCGGGAGAGGGGCCAGGCATCTCCCTCACCCAGTGGTGCCAGGCCCAGAGGTAGTCAGAAAGGATCAGATTGCATTTACAGGGCAGGTGACTccggcagagcccaggccacctggGCTGCGGAGGGCTCTGCATCCCTCTCGGATGTGGGGGTAGAGCCACAGGGTGACGGAGCCTCAGCGTTCTGGCTGGCCTAGAAGCTGTGCTTTGCCCTTGAGCCTGGTGGGAGCACTCACAACAAGGCCCTTCCTGGGGGGTGTCAGGTGACACGACTCCCTCCAGGGCAGCCCCCACCGCCACACAGAAGTGCCAggggcagccctgccctggcctcggGGCCCACCTGCCTCTCTTGTCCACAGAAGCTGCGCCAGGACATCCTGCTCATGAAGCCATACTTCATCACCTGCAAGGAGGCCATGGAAGCGCGTCTGCTCCTGCAGGTGAGACGCCCGCCCAGGGGGGTGTGAGGGCAGGTGGGAAACAGCCAGATAGAGGAGGACCCGTCACGTGCAGGTCTTTTTCAGATGGCTCGGCAATTTGTGTTGGCACAACAGCCTCTAGCAGAGGGTCTTCCACACTGTCCCAGGCAACACCAGGTCTGTCATGAGCAAACAGGCATTCTACCCAAAATGTTCTCTGATCACACCAGTGTGTAGGGCGCTGTGAGGAGCAGGCAGCGTCCCTGCCGCCTCTGCATGACTCTCCATGACGCGGGCCAGGCACAGGCCTGCTGGGCAGGGTGGACCACGAAGCACACTTTTCAAGGCTGACCTATTCGTTCCGCCAATAGTCACTGAGTGCCTGCTGTGGGCAAACACTGTTGTAGATACTGGGGCGCAGTGAACAGAACAAGATCCTTGCCTCATCTCAGAGGGGGCCCTTCAGGGGGGAAGATAAGAAAAATTAGCTGTTCATGAGGTCGGTGAGGTCTGTGGACAAGAGGAGGCAGAGAAGGGGATGGGAATGTTGGGGTCAGGACGGGAGAAagagctgtgtgccaggcagaggTGGGGTGCGTGGGCAGCAGCaaggtggccagtgtggctggaggggcCGACGCCTGTTTCTTCCATGAGCTCCCAGGACCCAGacggtgggggggcagggggaggggccctccTGGGGCTTGGAGTCATGGCTGCTGGCCCCGTAGCTCCAGGACCGGCAGCATTTTGTGGAGAACGATGAGATGTACTCAGTCCAGGACCTCCTGGATGCCCACACGGGCCGCCTGGGCTGCTCGCTCACCGAGACCCACACGCTCTTCGCCAAGCACATCAAGCTGGATTGTGAGGTGGGTGCTCCACTGAGGACCAGCCATCTCTCCTCGTCCagcccccagggcagggagggtggtgcGTCCTGGCTTCAGGTGCCCTCTGGAGCAGCACTGActtgctcccacccccacctccacccccacccccagcggtgccaggccaagggtTTCGTATGTGAGCTCTGCAGAGAGGGTGACGTGCTGTTCCCCTTCGACAGCCACACATCCGTGTGCAGTGACTGCTCCGCCGTCTTCCACAGGTGGGTGtggccccatcccacccccagccacagggagagggatgggggaAGATGTTTGGGGCTTGGTCTTTGCTGCCTGGTTTTCAAAGCCCTTTGCCTTGATCCCGAGATAGGGAGTTAGGCCCTGATGTGTGTGCCTGAATCGCAAGATCCACTGGGACAAGCAcctgtggggctggggagggcccaGTGTGAGCCCCACGGCTGTCCTGCTTCCCTATCCCCAGGACTGAGGTGGGCCTCTCAGGGTTAGCATAGGCCATGGTGTCCTAAGCCTAGTTCCTGCACTTCTAATGTCCGAGTGATATTTTTTCCAACTTCTCTAGGCTGAAAGAAATACCTAACATTTTGTTCATTAAGTATTTAGGTTAAACAACGTAAGCATTTATGAACTAAAGACTTGCTGAATGTTTGGGAAAATAATACACATAAATTGGAAGAAAGTACTTTAACTGTTTAAGAAGCATAATTACTAATAATAGGAGTCTGCCTGCTGGGCCCTGCACAGCTTCTCACAGTGGCCTCAGATGGGACAGCGTCCCCCGCTTCTGCCCACACTGGGTGTTTCTTGCCCCTGGCCGTTGGTCATTGCAGCAGCTGACGTCACAGCTTTGAGAACTGGGGTTGCTGTCACAGGAAGGGTTCATGTTGAAGCTGCGAAGTCCCTAGAGCTAGCAGTTTGCATGGTGTGTGACATGTCAAATGCTGCCGTGCCCCCTTCAGAAATTTAGCCCACGGGCCCCTGTGCCTCCACAGTGCCTGGGGCAGAGTGCACAGTGGTGATGGGGCAGGTAGGGTTACCGAGACTCAAAGAGACTGTCCTTGTCAGACATTGATAGGTGCCAATCACAGGCCCAGCAGGCACTTGTGGTACAAACCCTGCTGTGCCCTTTGGAAGacactgcctcagtttccccaactatAGAGGAAGCCTGGTTAGGAAGCTTGAGGACTCACTGCTAACATCTTCTATGCAGAGGCCCTGCCCTGTACCCAGGGTCTGACCCTGTCTGCCTGTCACTGTCCCCAGGGATTGCTACTATGACAACTCCACCACGTGCCCCAAGTGTGCCCGGCTTATGTTGCGGAAGCAGTCTCTATTCCAGGAGCCTGGTCCGGACGTGGATGCCTAGAGCCACGGGCACCCCTCCCAAGCCTTTCTGGAGCCCACCCTACTGGTCATTGCCAAAGTCAAGGTGTTTCTTGTGCTCTGGACACCCCTGGGATGCAGCCCCTGGACCTCACCCAGGGGCCAGGGGGTGAAAGCACCACAAAGACCATCAGCCCCTGGTCTTGCTGGGACTCAGGGCTGTGCCTGGCTGTTTCCTGCGTGTGCTGCTGTGAGGGCCAGAATGTGCCCCCTACCACTGCAGGGCTCCATGGTCAGGGGCGTGGGGGAG
This is a stretch of genomic DNA from Myotis daubentonii chromosome 15, mMyoDau2.1, whole genome shotgun sequence. It encodes these proteins:
- the DEF8 gene encoding differentially expressed in FDCP 8 homolog isoform X3, coding for MLWNMMRSWPGSGRPTSTPSTSSSGPGSMSRGLARRPQTSLQKLPSFPLGKGRLTSLCCLPHLHTLTPETLPVLAPGEPEFHCAERVMDLGLSEDHFSRPVGLFLASDIQQLRQAIEECKQVILELPEQSERQKDAVVRLIHLRLKLQELKDPNEDEPNIRVLLEHRFYKEKSKSVKQTCDKCNTIIWGLIQTWYTCTGCYYRCHSKCLNLISKPCVRSKVSHQAEYELNICPEAGLDSQDYRCAECRAPISLRGVPSEARQCDYTGQYYCSHCHWNDLAVIPARVVHNWDFEPRKVSRCSLRYLALMVSRPVLRLREINPLLFNYVEELVEIRKLRQDILLMKPYFITCKEAMEARLLLQLQDRQHFVENDEMYSVQDLLDAHTGRLGCSLTETHTLFAKHIKLDCERCQAKGFVCELCREGDVLFPFDSHTSVCSDCSAVFHRDCYYDNSTTCPKCARLMLRKQSLFQEPGPDVDA
- the DEF8 gene encoding differentially expressed in FDCP 8 homolog isoform X1, with protein sequence MLWNMMRSWPGSGRPTSTPSTSSSGPGSMSRGLARRPQTSLQKLPSFPLGKGRLTSLCCLPHLHTLTPETLPVLAPGEPEFHCAERVMDLGLSEDHFSRPVGLFLASDIQQLRQAIEECKQVILELPEQSERQKDAVVRLIHLRLKLQELKDPNEDEPNIRVLLEHRFYKEKSKSVKQTCDKCNTIIWGLIQTWYTCTGCYYRCHSKCLNLISKPCVRSKVSHQAEYELNICPEAGLDSQDYRCAECRAPISLRGVPSEARQCDYTGQYYCSHCHWNDLAVIPARVVHNWDFEPRKVSRCSLRYLALMVSRPVLRLREINPLLFNYVEELVEIRKLRQDILLMKPYFITCKEAMEARLLLQLQDRQHFVENDEMYSVQDLLDAHTGRLGCSLTETHTLFAKHIKLDCERCQAKGFVCELCREGDVLFPFDSHTSVCSDCSAVFHRDTICRSDQDLKGAVTQRTSEIPAHHLCPVAIQITCQQSYS
- the DEF8 gene encoding differentially expressed in FDCP 8 homolog isoform X2 — encoded protein: MLWNMMRSWPGSGRPTSTPSTSSSGPGSMSRGLARRPQTSLQKLPSFPLGKGRLTSLCCLPHLHTLTPETLPVLAPGEPEFHCAERVMDLGLSEDHFSRPVGLFLASDIQQLRQAIEECKQVILELPEQSERQKDAVVRLIHLRLKLQELKDPNEDEPNIRVLLEHRFYKEKSKSVKQTCDKCNTIIWGLIQTWYTCTGCYYRCHSKCLNLISKPCVRSKVSHQAEYELNICPEAGLDSQDYRCAECRAPISLRGVPSEARQCDYTGQYYCSHCHWNDLAVIPARVVHNWDFEPRKVSRCSLRYLALMVSRPVLRLREINPLLFNYVEELVEIRLRQDILLMKPYFITCKEAMEARLLLQLQDRQHFVENDEMYSVQDLLDAHTGRLGCSLTETHTLFAKHIKLDCERCQAKGFVCELCREGDVLFPFDSHTSVCSDCSAVFHRDTICRSDQDLKGAVTQRTSEIPAHHLCPVAIQITCQQSYS
- the DEF8 gene encoding differentially expressed in FDCP 8 homolog isoform X5; the encoded protein is MEYDEKLARFRQAHLNPFNKQLRAGQHEQRAGEEAPDVASEETLPVLAPGEPEFHCAERVMDLGLSEDHFSRPVGLFLASDIQQLRQAIEECKQVILELPEQSERQKDAVVRLIHLRLKLQELKDPNEDEPNIRVLLEHRFYKEKSKSVKQTCDKCNTIIWGLIQTWYTCTGCYYRCHSKCLNLISKPCVRSKVSHQAEYELNICPEAGLDSQDYRCAECRAPISLRGVPSEARQCDYTGQYYCSHCHWNDLAVIPARVVHNWDFEPRKVSRCSLRYLALMVSRPVLRLREINPLLFNYVEELVEIRKLRQDILLMKPYFITCKEAMEARLLLQLQDRQHFVENDEMYSVQDLLDAHTGRLGCSLTETHTLFAKHIKLDCERCQAKGFVCELCREGDVLFPFDSHTSVCSDCSAVFHRDCYYDNSTTCPKCARLMLRKQSLFQEPGPDVDA